The Candidatus Poribacteria bacterium genomic sequence CCGCCTTTATGAATGCAGCATTTGGCATGGTACTTCTAACTAACACCCGTGAAATGTTCTTCCCACTGGGAGTTGTAAAGGCGGACAAAGATACTTTTTACAGAGCCGGTCCCTGGGGTATTCATCGCTCAACCGACCGCGGTAGATCGTGGCATTCATTTATGAAGGGGATAACCGGAACGACAATACAAGATTTGGTCGCAATTAACAATAGACTTTACGCGTTCACTGGTAGGGATCTCGTTCAATCAACGAATGGTGGTGAGACATGGGAAACCCTTCGGATTGATTCCAGCGATCGCACCCTGAAAGAATTTTCTCTTATTAATACTTATCTCGCTTCACAATTAGCAGTTGACGGCGAGGTTCTCTACGGAATCCTACCGGGAAAAAACGCCCCACACCTACGCGTTTTCCATTTATCCACAGATGACGACGCGTTTGTTCCCGTTCACGAAGCACCCCCTTTCAAACGAGAATTCCCACTTACTGAGGAGAAAACAAGAATCGAAGCCCCCATAGCGGAGCATTCACATAATAACATCGAAAAAAGCGACGACTTGTCAGCATCGATGCACGTTTTTGAAATACGTACTGTCACCGGTGGATTAGCCGTTAATGGACACACCCTCTATGTGGAATACGAGCGGAGCCTTTTCAGATGGCGACCTGGCGATTCAGAATGGACAGATACTGGTTTAATAGATACCGGTGAACCTCGTAAGGACAAACCAGATAGAGGTTTCAAGTTAGCGGTTTCAGGAGAAACTGTCTACGTCGGTAAGCGAGATGGCAAACTGTTTCAATCACTTGATGCAGGCAACAGTTGGAAAGATGTTACATCCAACCTTCCACTTCACTTTAAACGTTTCAACGAGATAGTCTTTGTAGGTTCCACAGTCTACGTTGCAACGGACACAGGGGTCTTGGTCTCACAAACTGGAGAACACTGGTCGGTGCTGACCGATGGAATGGGAACGCGTCCTGTCATAGACAGGCTTGCTGGAGATAGCACATCGGTTTATGGTGCCGGTGATGCGGGTCTTTATCATTTAGATGATCGTGGGAAGTGGAAACAGGTTTCGCCGAGCGTTCCAGGTAAAGTTAATTCTCTGGTTGTCAGTAACAATACGCTTTACATTGCTACCGACCATGCCGGGCTGTTTCATATCTCGCTTGAAGCAGAGGGGTTGAAAGCCAACTTTTAAGACGAACTTACTACGAGAGACGGTCTCCTCAATCACTGAAATGTCTCTTTAATTATTGACGTTACTATAAACTATTGCCTAAGCTCTTAGCTTGGTTAAATCACCAAACTAAGAACTCAGGCAACTGACTTCGTTTGAATGTTGAACTTTAACTTATCGAAAAAACGCTTACCCCACCCGACTCGTCACCAACAGCAATATACTGGTCATCCGGTGACCAAACGAGGCTTGTGACCCCCGCTGTCAGAGCGGCTTCATGAACCGCCAGAGAACTGATTCTGCCTCGCAATTGCCAGACGTAGACCAGACCGTCGGCGCTGCCTGAGGCCAGCAGTTTTCCGCGATGTTGAAAACGCACAACGCTGAGAAAATCCTGATGCCTGGAAAGCGTAATGGGACTGGTACCGGCCGGGCCGCGACCGGAACAATCCCACACCGTAACTTCCTGACCGCCTCCCGTAGCCAAGTATCGGCTCGTGGCATCCCACGAGAGTTCTCGCACTTTCGTCGGATAGCCAGTCATTTGCAAGTCCTTACCGGTAGACATAATCCAGAAATGTACGGTCGAATCTTGATCTCCCGTGGCGATGTGTTTGCCGTCAGGGCTCCACGCAACCACCAGTGATGAGCCTTGCCATTCCAATCGGCGGACGGCTTCCGACTGTTGCGGGTCCCACAGCGCGACGCCGCCGTAGGCAATCGAGGCGAGTTGCCTTACACGCGGTCTCCACTGGAGACCAGAAATCGTGCTCTGATGGTCGGAATATTCGCGAACAAGATCGCCGACAGCGTTCCAGAGTTTCAGCTTACGACCAGCGGCAGAGGCGAGTATCGGTTTTTTACCACCACTCCAAGTGAGGTGCTCAACCCATGCTGCGCCCCCGTCAAGCGAATGGGTCGCTTCGCCACTTGTTATATCCCACAACCGAATTTTCCCATCCTGTCCTGCGCTTGCAAGCACCTTGCTGTCTGGACGCCAAGCGATTGACATTGTACCGAATTCATGCCCGTCAAAGGCATGGATAACCGCTCGATGACGCCCTTCAAAAATTGTCACTGGACCGAGAACCGACGCGGCAGCAATATATCTCCCATCAGGGGACCACGCCAGATCAATGACGTGATCGCTGATGGTTGCCGTCCAATTTTCGCGCAGTTGAGAGGGCTGGAAAAAGCGGTTGCTCACGGTGTTCAAGCGAGACATGCTTCAAACCCCTCAGTCAATTCGGCCCGGTCGAGGTTGCGCCCGATGAAGATGAGGCTATTGTAGCGCGATTCATCATCCCAGGGGCGGTCGGGGCGACCGTCGAATAGCATATGAACACCTTGGAAGACGAATCGGTTTGGCTGCCCCTTGATGCTCAGAATACCTTTCATGCGGAAGATGTCGACCCCTTTTGTCATAAGCAGATTGCTAATCCAATCGTTCAGCCGATCGGGGTCGAGGTCGCCGGGGGTTGTGATGCCGACCGATGTGACTTCGTCATCATGTTCGTGGTCTGGCTTAAATTCGCGTTCAACAACTGGCTTGACAAGGGTGCCGCTGCCAAAGAGTTGTGCTTGAAATTCGTCGGGGTGATGCTCGGTAAACAGCGCGTAAGCACCGGGGCGGTCGATCTGCACGTCAAAGCGTAATTCGTCCGCCGTGAGATTCAATGCAATGAGGTGTCCACTCGGTTGAAGGGTGCCACCCGCCGAAAGTTCATGCTCATCATCGGAGAAAACCAGAACGACTGGCTCAACAGCGGCTTTCAAAGCTTCATCGGTTGACTCATTTACGGGCACCAACGCGACTTTCATCGTCGGGTCAGGACCTTCTTGGAGAACCAGTTCATGCGTGCCTGTCGAAAGGTTATAAACACCCGCCCATTCAAAGGGATACTCCGGCTCCATAAACTGTGGGTCAATCTCCATCGCCCGGTCCAGATCGAATCCGCCGACATTGAGAATCTTGTCCATTTCAACCACGGCGTTTTTCGTTCGATAAATCTTCGCTGCAGCGTTCATGCTGCGAATTCTGGCTTCCAGTTGCTCTAACTCTCCCTCGGTCACAAGGTCAATCTTGTTCAACAAAATGACATCGGCAAAGGCAATCTGTTCACGTGCCTCGTCGCTGTCATCGATGTGCTGCCAGATGTGTTTGGCATCAACCAGCGTCGTGACGGAATCGAGTTGCAGTTTCTCCTGCATTTCGGCATCCATAAAGAACGTCTGCGCAACTGGCCCGGGGTCCGCAAGCCCTGTAGTTTCGACCATGATGTAGTCGAACTTATCGCGACGCTTCATCAGATTCCCCAAAATACGGATGAGATCCCCGCGCACCGTGCAGCAGATGCAACCATTGTTCATCTCGAAAATCTCTTCTTCGGCACCGATGACCAAATCATTATCGACACCGATCTCGCCAAACTCGTTTTCGATGACGGCGATACGTTTGCCATGGTTTTCGGTGAGAATACGGTTGAGAAGCGTGGTTTTACCAGACCCCAAAAAGCCTGTCAACACGGTGACAGGGACTTGATTGTTTAGCGTGGCTGTGTTCATCTTTCTCTCCTTGTTGAATTTAGTCAGCGGTCAAGCTAACGATGTCCGTCTGCTTCACCTCCGCCAGTGGTTTGTGAATCTTGTATTGCCGGGGCTTTCCCGGCGTTTCCATGATTGCAATGACCGTTTCAATAGGCGGACAGCCTTCTTCGGTGCATTGCAACTGAGTAATCATCACGGAGATGTCTTCTGATAGGTCAAAGGCTTGGGAGACCCACGATTTGATCTGGACGAGTTGCTGTGGGTCACTCTCTTTTTGTGAATTGAAAAAATTCAGCACTGTTGTATGGTCTCCTTTAAACCGTCTGTTATCAAGCTCGTATCAATGCAGCAGCGCTGTACGACAGGAGCCTGCCCGGCGAACGCTTGCCACTGTAAAGTCTTGTAACTCACGGTTCGCTTATTTTTACTGAAACCCGAACGAGGGAGATCGAAACCGATCAAAACGGTGACTATCAAAGGCTGAAGGCAGCTGATGATATTCCTCTATTATCTGAGCTTGATGTTTATCAATCGCTTCTAGGCTGTGAAATCAAGTATTCGACGAGTTCATGCCACTTTGCAGCCATCTCGTGTGCAGGAATACGTTTCTTCTTCCATGCGTCAGTACACCGTTGGCGATAGTCAAGTCCGTATTCAGAAATAATCCACCGCTCGTAGTCGCCTATCCATGCGAGACCTTGAGTGAGCAAGTTGAAAACGCGACACCACGCTTCCACATCACATGGCTGCGTAAGCTCAGGGAGTTGCTTCAATTTCCATATAGGCAACGAAAAATCGACCGCTGCTGTCTGTTTGGGCGCGAATTTGTAACGCTGCAAGAAAAGCCCTTCTCGGTACCCATCGCCATAGAAAAACCCGAATCCCCATAAAATAACTCGGCTTCTGCCAGCACCACGCCACTCATAAGCGGTACTTCCGTGCTTACCTTCCGGCGGTCGATGTTTGGTAAACCCGTAGGCGAGTAAAGCATTTCCGTCTGCCCGGCGAATGTCCTGTCCCCAACACCACAACTGTTGGTCCAACAGCGTCGTCCCGGTCTTCCTGACCTTCCTCAATGCACCTAACCAACGCGCAGATTCGTCGTCAGTTCTGCCAGACATGACTATTCCCTCCTAAGAAGCCGCTTTTACTTCTTCCCAAGTTCATGAAGCAATTCAAAAGTTGTGTCAACACTTGTCCGCGCGTCGTTTTCTACAAGTTCACTGACTTTTTCTCTGTGTTACACTCCTGCGAATATACAGATTCATCACTACCCACTGACATTCAAGGGTAGTGATGAATTTTCTCGGCACTTATTTCAAAATAATCATCCGCTTCATCTGATGGAAAGACGGCGTGGACAATCGGTAGAAATAAACACCACTTGAAACCCGCTCACCCACATCATTTCGACCATCCCAATAGGCAGCACGTGTCCTGCCTTGATAGAAACCCGCTGGTTTGAAGCCAATCGAAAGCGTTCGCACCAGTCGCCCTGTCGTATCGTAAATTGATAGCGTCACAGGGGCTGACTCCGAAAGGCGATAAGGTATCCACGTTTCGGGATTGAACGGGTTGGGATAATTCTGCAACAGTAGGCTCTGCTGGGGTATGCCAATCCCGTCAAGTGTAATAGGGAGAACAGCGTTTGCCAGCGTGTCTGGCATCACGACGAAATTCAGCTTCTCCGAAGCAATCTCTCCGGTTGCATCCGCAACGGTGACTTCCAGAGTGTCGCCAACCCAGACGACGCTCTGGCGGGAGAGATCGGCGGTCGCTGCGGCAAAGTAGCCGTCTTGCACACGACTCATCATAATAGCGTTCGTCCGCAGGTTTCTTACAGTGACCAGATAGCCATCAAGGTTCTGCACACCTTCTAATTGCCCACTGACAACGAAAGCCCAAGTGCTATTTGGCGTGTCAATTGACCTGGCAATCGGTGCCGCAGGAACTTGCGGTTGATTCGTCCACGGTGCCCCGACAAAGGCAGCCTGTCGTGCCTGCGGCACGTTGACGATGTATCCCTTTGCCCCTTCAATTGGGAACCCGTTGCCCGGTGCATCCGGTGTCCAGCCAACGAACTCTTGGTTGACATCATCAAGCTTAATTACTGTCGTTGCGCCAACCATCTCCGCCAGCGACCGAGCGTTCATCGGCGTGCGAGGCTTCAGCGGCGCGGAGATCATGTTCAATCCTTGGGAGAGAGAAGCATAGTAGACATCGCTGAAATCGTCTCCGTCGGCGACAGGTTCATGGCTGTGGTCGGTGTCCCCTGCTGGCGCAGGTCCCAGCGGTGCAACCCAACCCAAGGCTGTCATATTCACTGGGTGTCCTTCGACAGAAAATGTCCTGCTGACGGATACAGTGTCAAGGTCAACCTCAAGAACCTCACCGGCATTGGGATTGCTGACATAGGCGAACCCACTACCGAGAGTCAGCGCGGGGAGAAGACCTTCCGCATCACTGAAATCTGCAACCACTTGTGTCGATCCGAGCAACGTCCAATCGATCGGGTTGAACACCTGCAACAGACCGTCAACGGTCAGCACTGCTAACTTATCTCCATGTTCCTTCTCAAAACCGAAGCCACGATAGGCTGCTGGCAGTTCCTGAATGTCGTTCGGGTCAAGCTCGGTCGAATCGGGGTGGATACGGACGAGGGCTCTGTAGCCCGGCTCCGGGCGGCTACCGTAATTGCCGATGGCAAACGGCTGGGCGTGATGAGACCTGACGATGCTCGTTCGCAGACCGTCAGGATAAGCGATCTTGTGTGCGGAGAACAGACCGGTCACTGGGTCGTGGGTCATCACAAAAACGCCACCATCCCCCGTGCCATCCTCACGTTTCTCATTACAGCCAGCTATGAAATGTTCGCCGACTATCGTTTCGCCGTGCATACCGAGGCAGGATGCTTGGAAATCTTCCTTGTCGTTGAACGTTTGAACAATATTTCCGTATTCATCAACTACCGCAAAGCCGCTCGGAAGTGAGCCGAACTCACGGTCAGGATCGGGGAGCGAGAAAATTATCTTGCCGCCGTGCACCGGTGCTCCGACACCGTGCTGCGCCGCAGAGGTCAATATGAGCGTGTCCGGGTTGGGTAAGAACAAATCTTCCTCGCGCACAGTGACGTTTTTTGAATCCACACCCTCACCAAAATTGCCATCAAAGTGGATGTTAACACGCCCTTCGTGGGAAACAAAGTGAATTGGTCTTTGCGAGTTTGCGAGTTCGCCGGTAAGGTTGAACGGCAGCAAGCTCGGTCTGCCTTTCTCCTTATCGAAATGATCGCCGTGCGCTTCCAGGTACAGACCGGAGTCGATGAAATTAACGCTGTTGTCACCAGTTTGAACAACGCCTGCGATGCGACCGCTTTCGGTCGTGTAAACACGCGCGGCCCCTTCCACCATGAAGGTTTCTATCACTTCTCCATTGTCAAGTTCAATAAGTTGGAGTAAACCGGTTTCGCCATCTGCAACAAGTAACCGACCCAGCGGCTGACTAGGCGGATCATCATCATACTCTTGTGCCATGGCTGGCATTGAGATGATTGAAGAAAATATCAAAAACATAAACAGAGCCAGTTTGGCTCTCATGCAAGTAAGCATAGATGTAAATTCCTTTTCAATTTAGATTGTTTTAAGATTTAGGTTGAATTTAGCCAGTGGTCCAGCTAACGATGCCCGTCTGCTTCACCTCCACCAGCCGTTTGTGAATCTTGTATTGCCGGGCTTTCCCGGTGTTTCCATATCATACACAAACAATTCAGAAAACTGTATCACAAGAAACCACGCTTGTTGCAGCAGTCTGCGATACAACGCCAAAATCCCTCAATACCCTATGTAAGACGCAACTCATATTAACGGATTTGACTTACACTCCATGCTTGAGCAAGAACCGTGCCAATCGGTGAAATCGTGATATCCATCCCTGTCATAACTTTGTTTGTCAAGGCGGTACGCAGATCCATACCGTACGCGATGTGATCGGGTTGCTTAAAGTTGTTTTTTCTTGAATGTTCCAATATGAAGCACGTTTGCGAGCAGTACGGGGTACGAAGCCTTTGATAAAGCGGGTTACAGCGTGTTGTATTTCAAAATGAAACAGTGTTTCATTTTGAAAAAACATTTTTACGGTAGTAGGTTATATTTGTCCAATTTCCGATAAAGTGTGGTTCTACCGATGCCCAACTGCTGTGCGGCATCGGACATATTACCGCCTGTCACTTTGAGAGCGTGGACGATGGCTCTCCGTTCAACTTCGCCAAGCGGCAGAATAACAGTGGTATCCATCGGGTCATTTGTAATGGCTTGTGAACTCTCTTGTGTTAGGGATAAAGGGAGGCTTTGGGGTTGCAGCAGGTCTGTCGTCTCATATAAAACTGCACTTGCAATAATATTTTCCAGTTCGCGCACGTTGCCTGGGAAGTCGTGCTGCCTCAGCATTTGTAAGGCATCAGTAGAAATGGCGCGAATGGATTTCTCGGCGGCTGCGGCATATTTTGTTAGGAAGTGATCAGCCAAGATAGGGATATCTTCGCGCCGTTTTCTGAGTGGCGGAACCGTGATGTGGAATGCCGAGATTCGATAGTACAAATCCTTACGAAAATATCCATTTCTGATAGCATCTTCTAAATCCTGATTCGTAGCAGCCAGGATCCGGAGGTCAATGGAGATGGTGCTTGTGCCACCGAGCCTTTGACATTCTCGTTCTTGTAGGACACGCAGCAACTTCGCTTGCAAAGTGAGTGGCATATCCCAAATTTCATCGAGAAAAAGTGTACCGGTGTTCGCTTGTTCAAACTTTCCGATGCGTTGATGGGTTGCTCCGGTGAAAGCCCCACGTTCATGGCCAAATAATTCACTTTCAATCAAGTCGGTTGGTATTGCAGCACAATTGATGGCAACGAAAGGGCCTACTTTTCGCGAGCTGTTATCATGTATTGATTTTGCGATCAATTCTTTACCAGTCCCGGTTTCACCTTGAATTAGGACAGTAATATCCCCTGCTGCCGCTGTTTGAATCTGTGTGAACACCTGTTGCATTTTTTTATTTTTGCCGATGATTTCGCCAAAGGAATAGTCTGTTTCAAGTTTGGTCTGTAATGCCATGATACCCCCTTTCATAAAAATTAACAAGTGAATAGCACCGAGATGTTCAGCGATGTCGTCAATAACAATCCTTTCTGGTTTTTGCAGAAGTATTTTTAATGTTTGAGGTCAGGCATCAGAGCCACTTGGTCGGAGCCGAGGGCTTCACAACGAAACTCAATGCTGCCGTGAATGATGCATTTCTCCCGTTACGTTTTATCTTGAGTCCGGGGCCTCGTCATGACGTGACAGAAGCCCCGGCACTGATTACTGGGTATAAGTGTGAATATGTTATTGCGGATGCGGGTTATAACTCCGATTTCCCAATCAAAGCATGTACAATCGTATCAATATTATGTCGGATCATCCCGATGTAGGTACCTTCAGGTGTTCCCTCGTTTCCCATAGCGTCTGTGAAGAGTACACCACCAATCTTCACATCAAATCCTTTTGCCTTCACAGCGGCTTGCACCGCTTCAAGACTCCGTGAAGAGATGGATGATTCTACAAAAATAGCAGAGATACGCCGCTCTGCAATAAACGTCGCCAATTCCCGTACATCAGCGATACCGGCTTCTGTCGCGGTGCTAATACCTTGTAATCCACGTACCTCAAACCCGTACGCCTTTCCGAAGTAGTTAAAACAGTCGTGCGCAGTCACAAGCACGCGTTGCTGAGATGGTACGCGTTCCACTTGCGACTTTACATACTCGTCAAGTTCCATGAGTTTCGTGAGATAGCGTTCGGCATTGCTTTGGTACAGGACAGTATTATCAGCATCGAATTCACTCAGGGCATCGCGAACCTTTCTGGCCGCTTGCATCCAAAGCTTCACGTCAAACCATAAGTGCGGATCGTAGAGTCCCTCGTATTCTGAGGGTGTTAGCAGTAGACTCCGATCTACGGCATCTGTTACGGCGACCGTCAGCGTGTCCCCCGACATCTTCGCAAGGATGTCCACCATTTTTGCTTCAAGGTGCAGCCCGTTATAGAAGATGATGTGTGCTAAACCGAGCCTTTGAACATCTTTAGGCGTCAGGTTGTAAAAGTGTGGGTCTACGCCAGGTTCCACTATCCCAGTCACCGCAACGCGCGTACCGCCAACATTTTTAACAATATCAGTAATCATACCGATCGTGGTAACAACGCGAAGTTTATCGCCTGTGGCAACATCCAGCTGTCCCTTCGGATCACAGCCAGCCCATACCAGTATGCCTATTAAACACACTGCAATGTATATTCTCTGCATAATTTTAGGCATTTTCTGCCTCACATGTTAAACAGGTCTTACAGAGGTACCGATTCACGAGATGCGCCGATGCGAGTAAAACGCCGCCGATACTGTAAAAGACCACTTCAAAAGTGCCTTCAACGGCTGTCTGAGCGGTAGCGATGAATGCTAACGCCGCTATCAGTACCAAAAACGCTCGCCAGTTTCGGTGGCGTCGAACCCCCCACGCTAAACTCCCAACTGCCAATCCAATTGCCGCAAGGATAAGGACCAATTCAACACGCTCATTCGCAAGGAAACTCAACCCAATTAAAGGCAAAACTGTCCCTAAAAGCGGCATTGCCAAGCAATGAATCGCGCATGCGACAGGGAGACACGCCGCGCATGCGACAGAGAGACACGCGCCCGTCGTATCTGCTAATTCGCGGTTAAAATATCTTTTCAATTTCATCTCCTTAGAAAATCGAGGACGTAGCAGTATGATAGAAATCATCGCCCACGTCCTACAATTTTAAAAATTAAGCTTATACAAGAGTTTCACATTCCGTCCCGGTTCCGGCATTGCTGCTTTGATGCGGGACAGATGTTCACGATACGTTGTATCAAAGAGGTTTTCAACCTCGAAAACGACCATGTTCTCAAGCTGCCACCACGAAAAATTGAGATAGCTGCCGATATCATAGACGAGATAGCCGTCTGTGGGTTCCTCAAATTCACCGAGTCGGGTCTGGCTGCCTGAAAAACGGGATGCGACATACAAATGCAACGGGGCAGGCGTGTAGCTGATGGCAAATTTACCGTTGAGGGGTGGGACACGCTCTAATGGTCGCCCATTGGTTTGAATCGTTCCGTTGACGTAACTCATATTGAGCTGAAGATGAATCTGTGAGAGGATCTCACCACCTATCTGGATTTCAGCCCCATCCATTACAACATCGTGTCCCATGTATTGATAAATCCACAACCATCCTGCTGCGCCGCTGCCCCACTCTTTTTCACCGCTGTTCGTCGGAACGAGATAGTTCTGTATCTGATTCCTGAAAAGCGCAAAGTTGAGTCTGAATCTGTCGTTTACGTATTTGGCGAAGAGTTCCGTGCCGTATCCGTTTTCGGATCCCAGTTCCGCATTGCCAATTTCATAAGAAAAGACAGCGAGATGCGGACCATCGCTGAAAAGTTCCTCGATCCCCGGTGCGCGGAACGTTTTCATCAGGGTAGCCCCGGTACTCAGTCTATCTGTCCAATGGTAAATTCCAGAGGCAGCCCCGGAGAAACCGTTGAAATCGCGGCGTTGGACAGCTCCGGCTCGGACAACTGCCCCAGGTCTAAACGGTTCCGAACGCCTCAGGTCGTAGCGGATAGCCCCCTGTAAGGTGAATTTGTCAAAGTTACGCTGGTTTAGATAAAATCCCGCCAACGCGAACTCACGGGTGTGCGGGGTCCAGTAAAATCCGTCTGTGGCATGGTCTCGGTATTCCCACCAAACACCTGCAATCGCGTTGTCGAACAGATGCGCCATCGCTGAGACGTTGTAGGTTAACAAACCGAATTCGACACCAAGTCTCCCGTTGGACTCCCATTCTTGATGCTGATAACGCGTATAGGCTGTCTGGAGTCTTACCTTTTCAAGTATTGCTGTATTGAATCGGTACTCCATTTGTCCTTCATAACGTTGCTTGTCGAGCTCGATGTTGACCCCGCTAATATGTCCCTCTGGTGAGCCAGGAACGCCGTAATCTGAGCGATAACTGCTGCCAGAGGCACCGATGAACCCCCACGGCTTAATCAACGAAGCACCGCCTGAAAAATTAACATTTGAAAGGGCGGTATTTTCGAGTACACCTACCGGGGTTTGTATATCAGATGCAAGGCGCCGATTCCATTCTACATTGCCCGCAAAATCACCAATTGGGAACGTAAAACCTGTTGTTCCAGTCAAACCTGAGTTTACAGATTCACCTTGGAACGTTAGGTGCATGTTAAGGCGTTTTGGCAAGACTTGAGGGATATTGTTGCTTTTGACGTTAATAACACCACCCAACGTGCTTGATCCGTAGATAAGCGATGCGGGGCCCCGCGTAATTTCAACGCCCTCGGCAGTCGTCGGATCAATGGATACGGCATGGTCGGCACTGGATGCCGATTTATCGCCGGTGCGTTCACCGTTTTCAAGGATGAGCAACCTGTCACCGCCCAATCCCCGAATAACAGGACGGGCGATCGCCCGTCCCATCATCCGTTGTGAAACGCCCAGCTCATCCGCCAACGTGTTCGCCAAGGTCATCCCTAACCGTCTTTGGAGTTCCGCTTCGCCCAATGCTAAGTCGGTTGTTTCTTCAAACTGTGAAAGAGAGCGATTTGAACCGTATACCCTAATTGTTTCCAATTGAAAGGGCAGTGCCTCCAACGCAACCTGCAGATACGGGGTGGAGGCATTGACATCAACCCTCTGTTCAAACTGCCGATAGCCGACTTTCATGAACAGAAACGTCTGCTCTCCCTCCGGTACGCCGTCAAACTTAAATTTGCCGTTCGCGTCGGTCTGTACGCTTTTCTCAAGCCCGACAATACGAACGGTAACCCCAGTGAGTCGGGCGCGGCTCCGTGTTTCGACAACTTCTCCCTTTAGAGATGGCGTTGTGTCCGAGGCACTTTGGACATCTCTGAGATAG encodes the following:
- a CDS encoding GTP-binding protein, which produces MNTATLNNQVPVTVLTGFLGSGKTTLLNRILTENHGKRIAVIENEFGEIGVDNDLVIGAEEEIFEMNNGCICCTVRGDLIRILGNLMKRRDKFDYIMVETTGLADPGPVAQTFFMDAEMQEKLQLDSVTTLVDAKHIWQHIDDSDEAREQIAFADVILLNKIDLVTEGELEQLEARIRSMNAAAKIYRTKNAVVEMDKILNVGGFDLDRAMEIDPQFMEPEYPFEWAGVYNLSTGTHELVLQEGPDPTMKVALVPVNESTDEALKAAVEPVVLVFSDDEHELSAGGTLQPSGHLIALNLTADELRFDVQIDRPGAYALFTEHHPDEFQAQLFGSGTLVKPVVEREFKPDHEHDDEVTSVGITTPGDLDPDRLNDWISNLLMTKGVDIFRMKGILSIKGQPNRFVFQGVHMLFDGRPDRPWDDESRYNSLIFIGRNLDRAELTEGFEACLA
- a CDS encoding sigma-54 dependent transcriptional regulator, giving the protein MALQTKLETDYSFGEIIGKNKKMQQVFTQIQTAAAGDITVLIQGETGTGKELIAKSIHDNSSRKVGPFVAINCAAIPTDLIESELFGHERGAFTGATHQRIGKFEQANTGTLFLDEIWDMPLTLQAKLLRVLQERECQRLGGTSTISIDLRILAATNQDLEDAIRNGYFRKDLYYRISAFHITVPPLRKRREDIPILADHFLTKYAAAAEKSIRAISTDALQMLRQHDFPGNVRELENIIASAVLYETTDLLQPQSLPLSLTQESSQAITNDPMDTTVILPLGEVERRAIVHALKVTGGNMSDAAQQLGIGRTTLYRKLDKYNLLP
- a CDS encoding WD40 repeat domain-containing protein; this encodes MSRLNTVSNRFFQPSQLRENWTATISDHVIDLAWSPDGRYIAAASVLGPVTIFEGRHRAVIHAFDGHEFGTMSIAWRPDSKVLASAGQDGKIRLWDITSGEATHSLDGGAAWVEHLTWSGGKKPILASAAGRKLKLWNAVGDLVREYSDHQSTISGLQWRPRVRQLASIAYGGVALWDPQQSEAVRRLEWQGSSLVVAWSPDGKHIATGDQDSTVHFWIMSTGKDLQMTGYPTKVRELSWDATSRYLATGGGQEVTVWDCSGRGPAGTSPITLSRHQDFLSVVRFQHRGKLLASGSADGLVYVWQLRGRISSLAVHEAALTAGVTSLVWSPDDQYIAVGDESGGVSVFSIS
- a CDS encoding T9SS type A sorting domain-containing protein, whose amino-acid sequence is MLTCMRAKLALFMFLIFSSIISMPAMAQEYDDDPPSQPLGRLLVADGETGLLQLIELDNGEVIETFMVEGAARVYTTESGRIAGVVQTGDNSVNFIDSGLYLEAHGDHFDKEKGRPSLLPFNLTGELANSQRPIHFVSHEGRVNIHFDGNFGEGVDSKNVTVREEDLFLPNPDTLILTSAAQHGVGAPVHGGKIIFSLPDPDREFGSLPSGFAVVDEYGNIVQTFNDKEDFQASCLGMHGETIVGEHFIAGCNEKREDGTGDGGVFVMTHDPVTGLFSAHKIAYPDGLRTSIVRSHHAQPFAIGNYGSRPEPGYRALVRIHPDSTELDPNDIQELPAAYRGFGFEKEHGDKLAVLTVDGLLQVFNPIDWTLLGSTQVVADFSDAEGLLPALTLGSGFAYVSNPNAGEVLEVDLDTVSVSRTFSVEGHPVNMTALGWVAPLGPAPAGDTDHSHEPVADGDDFSDVYYASLSQGLNMISAPLKPRTPMNARSLAEMVGATTVIKLDDVNQEFVGWTPDAPGNGFPIEGAKGYIVNVPQARQAAFVGAPWTNQPQVPAAPIARSIDTPNSTWAFVVSGQLEGVQNLDGYLVTVRNLRTNAIMMSRVQDGYFAAATADLSRQSVVWVGDTLEVTVADATGEIASEKLNFVVMPDTLANAVLPITLDGIGIPQQSLLLQNYPNPFNPETWIPYRLSESAPVTLSIYDTTGRLVRTLSIGFKPAGFYQGRTRAAYWDGRNDVGERVSSGVYFYRLSTPSFHQMKRMIILK
- a CDS encoding MerC domain-containing protein, which translates into the protein MKRYFNRELADTTGACLSVACAACLPVACAIHCLAMPLLGTVLPLIGLSFLANERVELVLILAAIGLAVGSLAWGVRRHRNWRAFLVLIAALAFIATAQTAVEGTFEVVFYSIGGVLLASAHLVNRYLCKTCLTCEAENA
- a CDS encoding zinc ABC transporter substrate-binding protein gives rise to the protein MQRIYIAVCLIGILVWAGCDPKGQLDVATGDKLRVVTTIGMITDIVKNVGGTRVAVTGIVEPGVDPHFYNLTPKDVQRLGLAHIIFYNGLHLEAKMVDILAKMSGDTLTVAVTDAVDRSLLLTPSEYEGLYDPHLWFDVKLWMQAARKVRDALSEFDADNTVLYQSNAERYLTKLMELDEYVKSQVERVPSQQRVLVTAHDCFNYFGKAYGFEVRGLQGISTATEAGIADVRELATFIAERRISAIFVESSISSRSLEAVQAAVKAKGFDVKIGGVLFTDAMGNEGTPEGTYIGMIRHNIDTIVHALIGKSEL